ATGGCGATATCGGCATGGGCAAAGCGGTGGATGGATTGCCCATGCACCTGAACATTGACATCGGGATGCCGGGCCAGCGCAATCGCGGCGGCGCGCACCAGATAGTCGTTGATCGAGGCCCGCGCGCCCAGCACCAGATTGGCCGTCTTGCGAAGGGCCAGCAGTTCATCGAGCCGCGCGCTGGAGCGCAGATAGAAATGCGGGATCTCCTGCTTGGCCTGGGTCAGGCGCTGGGCCACCACCTTGCGCACCCGGTCGAACGGAACGATGGCGGGCGGATTGGGCACGGGCGAGAAGGCCGCGCCCGGCGTCGGCACCGGCTTTTCCACCAGCGCCAGCACATCGGCCTTGGAAATGCGCCCGCGCGGGCCTGTTCCGGTCACGCCCGACAGGTCGATCCCATGCTGGGCCGCGATCCGGCGGGCCAGAGGCGAGGCAAAGACCTTGCCATCCTCGGCCGCCAACGCCAGCGGACCCGACAGCACCGGCCGGGCCGGGGCGTTCAGCGCCTGCTGCACATCCTGCAAGGTGATGCGGCCATTCCGGCCCGAACCCTCGATCGGCTCAATGTCCAGCCCGCTGGCCTCGGCCAGTTTGAGCGCTTCGGGGCTGATGGCGCGGTTGGTCTGGATCGGGCGCGGGGCCGGCGGGTGTGCAGGTGCGGGCGCAGGGGCATCTTGCGCCGCCGCGCCGGGATTGACCGGCGCATTGGCGGGGCGGAAGGCGGCGATGAAGGCGTCGATCTCCTCCGCGCTGGTCCCGGCCTGCGCGGTCACGGCCAGCAGCGTGCCGACCGGCTGCGCCTCGCCCCCGGCAGGCACCAGCACGCGGGCCAGCACCGCGTCATATTCGGCCTCAACCTCATTGGTGATTTTGGCCGTTTCGATCAGGCACAGCAATTGGCCGCGGGCAAAGGCATCGCCCTCGGCCACTTTCCAGTCGGCCAGCGTGCCTTCGGTCATTTCGATGCCCCATTTGGGCATGCAGAACGGGCGGATGTCCGGCATCATCCCCTCCTTATCGCCATGCCAGCACGCGGCGCACCGCCGCCTCGATCTTGTCGACCGAGGGCAGATAGGCGCTTTCCAGTTCGCGGGCGAAGGGGATGGGCGTGTGCGGCGGCGTCACCTGCAGCGGCGGGGCTTTGAGGCTGGAAAAGGCCTTTTCGGCCACCAGCGCGCAAAGATCGGCGCCAAGGCCGCAGCGCGGCGGGGCCTCATCCACCACCACCACGCGGCCCGTCACTTCGACGCTGTCAAGGATGGTCTCCTCATCGAGCGGGCTGGTGGTGCGCAGGTCGATGACATCGCAGCCGATCCCTTCGCCCGCCAGCTTGTCGGCCACCGCCTCGCACATGCCAAGCAAAAGGCCCGACGAGATGAGCGTGACATCGCCGCCCGCGCGCGACAGGCGCGCATGGCCAAAGGGGATCATGAAATCGCGGTCGTCGGGCACCTCGCCGGTGGTGGCGTAAAGCGCCTTGTGTTCGAGAAAGATCACCGGATCATCGTCGCGGATCGCGGTGCGCAGCAGGCCCTTCACATCGGCGGGCGTGGTGGGCATCACCACCTTCAACCCCGGCATGCCCGTCAGGATCTGATGCACGCTCTGGCTGTGCTGGGCCGCGGCATTATAGCCCGCGCCATAGGCCATGCGGATCACCGCCGGACACCGCGTCTTGCCGCCGAACATATAGCGGAATTTGGCAATCTGGTTCCAGATCTGGTCGAGCGAGACGCCGATGAAATCGGCAAACATCAGTTCGGCAATCGGCCTTTTGCCCGACAGCGCCAGCCCCGCCGCCGCGCCGACAATCGCGCTTTCCGAAATGGGCGTGTCGATCACGCGGGTCGGCCCGAATTTATCATACAGCCCGGTCGAGGTGGACCAGATGCCGCCAATGGCTTCGGGTCCGCCCTCGGTCCCCATGCCGCCCACCACGTCCTCGCCCAGCACCACCACATTGGGGTCGCGCTCCATCTCCTCCATGATGGTGGAGAGAACAGCGGCGCGGTACATCATATTGCTCATCGATTTTCTCCCGCGCTTAATAGGCGATATAGACGTCGGCCAGAACGTCTTCGGCGGTGGGCCTGTCGGCGGCGCGGGCGGCGGCCACGGCGCCCTCGATGGCGCCCATCACATCGGCGTCCACCGCGTCCAGATCGGCATCCGCCAGCAGGCCGGCGCCTGTTACCGATGCGCGGAATTTGGTGAGGCAATCACGCGTGGCGCGGATGCGGTCGAGTTCGCCCGGCCCGCGATAGCGCTGGGGGTCGCCTTCAAAATGGCCAAAGAAGCGTTCGGTGTCGAATTCCACCGCGGCCGGGCCGTTGCCTGCGCGCACGTAATCCAGCACCTCGCGCATCGTGTTGTGGACGGCGAAGAAATCGGTGCCATCGGCGCGCCATGCCTTCATGCCAAAGGCTTCGGCGCGACTGGCGATGTCCTGATTGGTGCCCACCGCATAGGATACGCCGGTGTGTTCGGAATAATGGTTGTTTTCGAACACAAAGATGCAGGGCGCCTTGGTCACAGAGGCAAGGTTCATCGCCTCAAAGGTCGTGCCCTGATTGCAGGCGCCGTCGCCGGAAAAGGCGATGGC
The genomic region above belongs to Novosphingobium humi and contains:
- a CDS encoding thiamine pyrophosphate-dependent dehydrogenase E1 component subunit alpha, which produces MQLSREALLAAYRQMKIIREFEERLHVEIQTGEIAGFTHLYCGQEAVAVGVCEHLSPSDKIVSTHRGHGHCLAKGCDVNDMMKEIWGSREGLCKGKGGSMHIADVTKGMLGANGIVGAGAPIAVGAALASRVDGPGPDGLSVAIAFSGDGACNQGTTFEAMNLASVTKAPCIFVFENNHYSEHTGVSYAVGTNQDIASRAEAFGMKAWRADGTDFFAVHNTMREVLDYVRAGNGPAAVEFDTERFFGHFEGDPQRYRGPGELDRIRATRDCLTKFRASVTGAGLLADADLDAVDADVMGAIEGAVAAARAADRPTAEDVLADVYIAY
- a CDS encoding alpha-ketoacid dehydrogenase subunit beta; the protein is MSNMMYRAAVLSTIMEEMERDPNVVVLGEDVVGGMGTEGGPEAIGGIWSTSTGLYDKFGPTRVIDTPISESAIVGAAAGLALSGKRPIAELMFADFIGVSLDQIWNQIAKFRYMFGGKTRCPAVIRMAYGAGYNAAAQHSQSVHQILTGMPGLKVVMPTTPADVKGLLRTAIRDDDPVIFLEHKALYATTGEVPDDRDFMIPFGHARLSRAGGDVTLISSGLLLGMCEAVADKLAGEGIGCDVIDLRTTSPLDEETILDSVEVTGRVVVVDEAPPRCGLGADLCALVAEKAFSSLKAPPLQVTPPHTPIPFARELESAYLPSVDKIEAAVRRVLAWR
- a CDS encoding 2-oxo acid dehydrogenase subunit E2, which gives rise to MPDIRPFCMPKWGIEMTEGTLADWKVAEGDAFARGQLLCLIETAKITNEVEAEYDAVLARVLVPAGGEAQPVGTLLAVTAQAGTSAEEIDAFIAAFRPANAPVNPGAAAQDAPAPAPAHPPAPRPIQTNRAISPEALKLAEASGLDIEPIEGSGRNGRITLQDVQQALNAPARPVLSGPLALAAEDGKVFASPLARRIAAQHGIDLSGVTGTGPRGRISKADVLALVEKPVPTPGAAFSPVPNPPAIVPFDRVRKVVAQRLTQAKQEIPHFYLRSSARLDELLALRKTANLVLGARASINDYLVRAAAIALARHPDVNVQVHGQSIHRFAHADIAIAVAGPHGLVTPIVRQANRQSVAQIAQATSALIDKAKAGRLSLGDMEGGTFSISNLGMFGVEEFAAIINPPQAAILAVGAAGRAPCEKPDGSVGFETRLALTLAVDHRAIDGAAAAQFLATLKGLIEAPEALFA